A stretch of Negativicutes bacterium DNA encodes these proteins:
- the glmS gene encoding glutamine--fructose-6-phosphate transaminase (isomerizing), with translation MCGIVGYVGSGEATPFLIEGLTKLEYRGYDSAGIAVFNGTDVVIEKSVGRLSSLEQKIESNMPVGQLGIGHTRWATHGRPSDRNSHPHSDCTGNFVVVHNGIIENYLQLKEDLIAKGHEFLSETDTEVVAHLVEELYDGDLQSTVKKVLKKIEGSYSLVFMSKHEPDKLICTKQDNPLVIGLGEGENFIASDIPAIINRTRRTYIISDGETAVVTKDSVWVTNREGVPITKKVFEVNWDAGAAEKGGYEHFMCKEIYEQPKAIRETMSARLAKDDSAVIMDELNWSKEYLSSISKIFIVACGTAYHAGFVGKYYIEKLARIPVEVDIASEFRYRSPILDESTLTIVISQSGETSDTLAALKEAKRLGSKTMAITNVVGSSIAREADQVVYTWAGPEIAVASTKAYTTQLITVFMLATYMAGLKETISADYAKSLISSLRKVPAQISEILEDVEPIKTFAQQYGFNEDVFFIGRSLDYAVALEGSLKLKEISYIHAEAYAAGELKHGTLALIVDGVPVIALATQKSVYEKTLSNIKEVKARDAVVIGIALNDDEQIDKYVDHVIKVPTTDELLAPLLAVIPLQLLAYYAAITRGCDVDKPRNLAKSVTVE, from the coding sequence ATGTGTGGTATTGTTGGTTATGTTGGTTCAGGCGAAGCAACTCCATTTTTGATTGAAGGTTTAACTAAATTAGAATATCGTGGCTATGACTCAGCTGGTATTGCGGTATTTAATGGCACTGATGTTGTTATTGAAAAAAGTGTAGGGCGTTTAAGCTCTTTAGAACAAAAAATTGAATCCAATATGCCGGTGGGTCAATTAGGAATAGGTCATACTAGATGGGCAACTCATGGACGTCCATCAGATCGCAATTCTCATCCACATAGCGATTGTACCGGTAATTTTGTAGTTGTGCATAATGGTATTATTGAAAACTACTTACAACTAAAAGAAGATTTAATTGCTAAAGGACATGAGTTTTTATCAGAAACAGATACTGAGGTTGTAGCGCATTTAGTAGAAGAATTATATGATGGCGATTTACAATCAACAGTAAAAAAAGTCTTAAAGAAAATTGAAGGTTCTTATTCTTTAGTATTTATGTCTAAACATGAGCCTGATAAATTAATTTGTACAAAACAAGATAATCCATTAGTAATCGGTTTAGGTGAAGGTGAAAACTTTATTGCTTCCGATATTCCGGCGATTATCAATCGTACACGCAGAACTTATATCATTAGTGATGGTGAAACTGCCGTTGTAACAAAAGACTCAGTATGGGTAACTAACCGTGAAGGTGTACCTATTACGAAAAAAGTATTTGAAGTAAACTGGGATGCTGGTGCTGCTGAAAAAGGCGGTTATGAACATTTCATGTGCAAAGAAATTTATGAACAACCAAAAGCTATTCGTGAAACAATGAGTGCAAGATTAGCAAAAGATGATTCAGCAGTTATTATGGATGAATTAAATTGGAGCAAAGAATATTTATCATCCATTAGCAAAATCTTCATTGTTGCTTGCGGTACGGCTTATCATGCCGGCTTTGTTGGAAAATACTATATTGAAAAATTAGCTCGTATTCCGGTAGAAGTTGATATTGCTTCGGAATTCCGTTATAGATCACCGATTTTAGATGAGTCCACATTAACTATTGTTATCAGCCAATCCGGTGAAACTAGTGATACTTTAGCAGCGCTAAAAGAAGCTAAAAGATTAGGTTCAAAAACAATGGCGATAACAAATGTTGTAGGTTCTTCTATTGCCAGAGAAGCGGATCAAGTTGTTTATACTTGGGCCGGTCCTGAAATTGCTGTTGCGTCAACGAAAGCTTATACAACTCAATTAATAACTGTCTTTATGTTGGCAACTTATATGGCTGGCTTAAAAGAAACTATCAGTGCAGATTATGCGAAAAGCTTAATTTCCTCATTACGCAAAGTTCCGGCACAAATCAGTGAAATTTTAGAAGATGTTGAACCGATTAAAACTTTTGCACAACAATATGGTTTTAACGAAGATGTATTTTTCATCGGTCGTTCGTTAGACTACGCGGTAGCGTTAGAAGGATCGTTAAAATTAAAAGAAATTTCTTATATTCATGCGGAAGCGTATGCAGCCGGTGAGTTAAAACATGGAACATTAGCGTTAATCGTTGATGGTGTTCCTGTTATTGCCTTAGCTACGCAAAAATCAGTATATGAGAAAACATTAAGTAATATTAAAGAAGTAAAAGCTCGTGATGCTGTAGTTATTGGTATTGCTTTAAATGATGATGAGCAAATTGATAAATATGTTGATCATGTTATCAAAGTACCGACAACTGATGAATTATTAGCGCCATTATTAGCAGTAATTCCTTTACAAT
- a CDS encoding phosphoglucosamine mutase: MARLFGTDGVRGVANTALTPELAFKLGRAATALFGQEMLTQPLVVIGRDTRISGQMLEAALAAGICAAGGKAVLIGVVPTPAIAYLTRKLGAQAGVVISASHNPYQDNGIKFFAGTGYKLPDEVEDKLENLVMEELENLHRPTGEKVGVIEYRHELINEYIDYAISTVAGDFKGMKIVLDCSHGAAFEASPKVFKALGAKVVVINDKPNGLNINHNCGSTHLEGLQKAVIAHKADIGIAHDGDADRCLAVDEKGEIIDGDQIMVICALEMLKDGLLKENTLVTTVMSNIGLHQVIKANGGKLEITPVGDRYVLENMLANGYNLGGEQSGHIIFSEFSTTGDGLITALQLTAAVARSGKKASELAGSMTRFPQLLVNVRVKTKDGWETNTEIMAAIKKGEEELGELGRILVRPSGTEQLIRVMAEGPDQEQLDRIVKTIADIVKEQQG; the protein is encoded by the coding sequence ATGGCAAGACTTTTTGGAACAGATGGGGTAAGAGGAGTTGCTAATACCGCATTAACACCGGAATTGGCATTTAAATTAGGGCGAGCGGCAACGGCGTTATTTGGACAAGAAATGTTAACTCAGCCATTAGTGGTAATTGGTCGTGATACTAGAATATCAGGACAAATGTTAGAAGCGGCATTGGCGGCTGGCATTTGTGCAGCGGGTGGAAAAGCAGTATTAATCGGGGTTGTACCAACTCCGGCAATTGCCTATTTAACGCGTAAATTAGGAGCTCAAGCCGGTGTGGTTATTTCAGCATCACATAATCCATACCAAGATAACGGTATTAAATTCTTTGCCGGAACAGGTTATAAATTACCGGATGAAGTAGAAGATAAATTAGAAAACTTAGTGATGGAAGAGCTGGAAAATCTACATCGTCCAACCGGTGAAAAGGTTGGCGTTATTGAATATCGCCATGAATTAATTAATGAGTATATTGATTATGCAATCAGTACAGTTGCCGGTGATTTCAAAGGAATGAAAATTGTCTTAGATTGCTCTCATGGTGCAGCGTTTGAAGCTAGCCCGAAAGTATTTAAAGCCTTAGGCGCTAAAGTTGTTGTAATCAACGACAAGCCGAATGGTTTAAACATTAATCATAACTGCGGTTCTACTCATTTGGAAGGTTTACAAAAAGCTGTTATCGCGCACAAAGCTGATATTGGGATTGCGCATGATGGTGATGCTGACCGCTGTTTGGCTGTTGATGAAAAAGGTGAAATTATTGACGGTGATCAAATCATGGTAATTTGTGCCTTAGAAATGCTAAAAGACGGCTTACTAAAGGAAAATACATTGGTAACAACAGTGATGAGTAATATCGGCTTACATCAAGTTATCAAAGCTAATGGCGGTAAACTGGAAATAACGCCGGTGGGTGATCGCTATGTTTTAGAAAATATGTTAGCTAATGGTTATAACCTGGGCGGTGAACAATCAGGACATATTATTTTTAGTGAATTCAGTACTACTGGCGATGGCTTGATTACAGCGTTGCAATTAACGGCAGCAGTAGCGCGTAGTGGCAAAAAAGCATCCGAATTGGCAGGCTCTATGACTAGGTTCCCTCAATTATTAGTTAATGTTAGAGTAAAGACGAAAGATGGTTGGGAAACTAATACTGAAATAATGGCGGCGATTAAAAAAGGTGAAGAAGAATTAGGTGAGTTAGGCCGAATTTTAGTTCGTCCATCCGGTACGGAACAACTTATTAGAGTAATGGCTGAAGGACCGGATCAAGAACAACTAGACAGAATTGTCAAAACTATTGCAGATATAGTAAAAGAACAGCAAGGTTAG